In Paenarthrobacter sp. GOM3, a single window of DNA contains:
- a CDS encoding type II secretion system F family protein, with product MSGVMLMVAVLALASFICCAGRGRRKGPPGTLQGLPWASADASGPDPSNDPDHPASPTDGLRDTAMMLELVASMLDAGASIGRALELISRAASPGIQQSLRPVVAALAIGADWETAWRMPTQHAPEVGRLKDALAFAAITGAPSASILYAQAARERREAFRAAEKRAAALGVKLVIPLGLCSLPAFICLGIVPVLIAMVPSG from the coding sequence ATGTCCGGAGTCATGCTGATGGTTGCCGTTCTGGCCTTGGCCTCGTTCATCTGTTGTGCCGGGCGGGGGCGTCGTAAGGGCCCGCCCGGCACATTGCAGGGGCTTCCTTGGGCCTCGGCGGACGCCTCCGGTCCCGACCCTTCCAACGATCCGGACCATCCTGCCTCTCCGACCGACGGTCTCCGGGACACCGCGATGATGCTGGAGTTGGTGGCTTCCATGCTCGACGCCGGTGCAAGCATCGGGCGTGCGCTGGAACTCATCTCTCGAGCCGCTTCCCCAGGGATCCAGCAGTCGCTGAGACCAGTCGTTGCCGCCCTGGCAATCGGTGCCGATTGGGAGACGGCCTGGCGTATGCCCACCCAGCACGCCCCCGAAGTGGGGCGGTTGAAAGATGCGTTGGCTTTCGCCGCGATCACAGGGGCTCCGTCAGCATCCATCCTCTACGCCCAAGCTGCCCGGGAACGCCGCGAAGCATTCCGTGCCGCAGAGAAGCGGGCGGCCGCGTTGGGAGTGAAGCTCGTCATTCCATTGGGCCTGTGTTCCTTGCCCGCGTTCATCTGCCTCGGCATCGTGCCCGTGTTGATCGCCATGGTCCCCTCCGGCTGA
- a CDS encoding DEAD/DEAH box helicase → MALPNSLISLLGRTPDPEQLRHVHTIPARKAVNEPWPQWVHPDIVDAYGTLGIQEPYRHQVQAADIAHSGQHVVIATGTASGKSLAYQLPALDAIHRSELRVLSDPGKIHDDGAVTLYLSPTKALAADQLAAIRALKLPTVRAETYDGDTDVSARRWIRDHANFILANPDMLHFGILPNHTWWARFFRRLRYVIVDEAHSYRGVFGSHVANLMRRLRRICAYYGAGTSFPEPVFIAASATASDPGVSFGRLIGAPVREVSEDCSPHGSTTVAFWEPALTDVRGENGAKQRRTAVAETADILANLVSSRVRTIAFIKSRRGAESISSITKRLLDEVDPSLPGRVAAYRSGYLPEERRALEQALRSGQLLGVSSTSALELGIDISGLDAVLVAGWPGTRASLFQQIGRAGRAGQDAIAAFVASDDPLDTYLVNHPEAIFDVSVEATVFDPGNPYVLGPHLCAAAAELPIGPAELELFGATAEGLLDRLVAQGYLRKRPAGWFWTHPESAAGMVNLRADGGGPVSIVDAGTGSLLGTMDSPQTHYQAHTGAIYVHQGESYLVEDLNEADHCVMVRRVNPDFYTTARDVTQIEVLETSRTVQWGDITVHFGDVKVTTQVVSFQRKALISNEILGEEPLELGARDLFTKAVWFVVDNRSLHGAGLVEAQFPGALHAAEHAAIGLLPLVASSDRWDIGGVSTALHADTGVPTIFVYDGHPGGAGFAERGYEKAKIWLSATRDAIKACECEAGCPSCVQSPKCGNKNNPLDKAAAVTLLDVLLKDAI, encoded by the coding sequence GTGGCTTTACCAAATTCGCTGATCTCCTTGCTGGGCCGGACTCCCGACCCAGAGCAGCTGCGCCACGTCCACACCATCCCTGCCCGAAAAGCCGTCAACGAGCCATGGCCCCAGTGGGTGCACCCGGACATCGTCGATGCCTACGGGACACTCGGCATCCAGGAACCGTACCGTCACCAGGTCCAGGCTGCCGACATCGCCCACTCCGGCCAACACGTCGTCATCGCCACGGGTACAGCCTCCGGAAAGTCGCTCGCCTACCAGCTCCCCGCCTTGGACGCCATCCACCGTTCGGAACTGCGGGTCCTCTCCGACCCGGGAAAAATCCACGACGACGGCGCCGTCACCTTGTACCTGTCCCCCACCAAAGCCTTGGCGGCGGACCAGCTCGCGGCCATACGCGCGCTGAAGCTGCCCACGGTCAGGGCAGAAACGTACGACGGCGACACGGACGTCTCCGCGCGCCGTTGGATCCGGGACCACGCCAATTTCATCCTCGCCAACCCGGACATGCTGCATTTCGGGATTCTTCCCAATCACACTTGGTGGGCCCGGTTCTTCCGGCGGCTCCGATACGTCATTGTGGACGAAGCACACAGTTACCGGGGCGTATTCGGTTCGCACGTGGCCAACCTCATGCGACGCCTCCGCCGGATCTGCGCGTACTATGGGGCTGGCACCTCTTTTCCGGAGCCGGTGTTTATCGCCGCTTCCGCCACCGCTTCCGACCCCGGAGTCTCGTTCGGCCGGCTGATCGGCGCCCCCGTCAGGGAAGTATCCGAAGACTGCTCTCCGCACGGTTCCACCACCGTGGCGTTCTGGGAACCCGCGCTGACCGACGTCAGGGGTGAAAACGGCGCCAAGCAGCGCAGGACGGCCGTGGCGGAAACCGCGGACATCCTGGCCAACCTGGTCTCCTCCCGTGTCAGGACCATCGCCTTCATCAAGTCCAGACGCGGGGCCGAGTCCATTTCCTCCATCACCAAGAGGCTTCTGGACGAGGTTGACCCCAGCCTGCCGGGTAGGGTGGCCGCGTACAGGTCCGGTTACTTGCCCGAAGAACGGCGAGCCCTGGAACAAGCGTTGAGGTCCGGGCAGCTTTTGGGGGTCTCCAGCACATCTGCGCTGGAGCTCGGCATCGACATATCGGGGCTGGACGCCGTGCTGGTGGCTGGCTGGCCGGGAACACGGGCGTCCCTTTTCCAGCAGATCGGACGCGCGGGGCGCGCTGGACAAGACGCCATCGCGGCCTTCGTAGCCAGCGACGACCCCTTGGATACCTATCTGGTGAACCATCCGGAAGCCATCTTTGACGTGTCCGTTGAGGCCACCGTCTTCGATCCGGGTAACCCCTACGTCCTGGGTCCGCATTTGTGCGCGGCGGCGGCCGAGTTGCCCATCGGACCGGCAGAGCTGGAGCTCTTTGGTGCCACAGCCGAAGGTCTCCTGGATCGTTTGGTGGCCCAGGGGTATCTCCGCAAACGTCCGGCGGGATGGTTCTGGACCCACCCGGAGAGTGCGGCCGGAATGGTGAACCTCCGGGCCGACGGCGGCGGACCTGTGAGCATTGTCGACGCCGGAACCGGATCCCTGCTGGGAACAATGGACTCGCCGCAGACGCACTACCAAGCCCACACCGGCGCTATCTATGTTCACCAAGGCGAAAGCTACTTGGTGGAGGACCTGAACGAGGCAGATCATTGCGTGATGGTTCGTCGGGTGAACCCCGACTTTTACACCACCGCCCGTGACGTCACCCAGATCGAAGTGCTTGAAACGTCCCGCACGGTCCAATGGGGAGACATCACGGTGCACTTCGGCGATGTCAAAGTAACGACGCAAGTGGTTTCCTTCCAGCGCAAGGCATTGATTTCGAACGAGATCCTCGGGGAGGAACCCCTTGAGCTCGGGGCCCGGGATCTGTTTACGAAGGCAGTCTGGTTCGTGGTGGACAACCGTTCGCTTCATGGTGCGGGACTGGTGGAGGCCCAGTTCCCTGGCGCATTGCATGCTGCCGAACATGCTGCCATTGGGCTCCTCCCTCTGGTTGCCTCCAGCGACCGATGGGACATTGGCGGTGTCTCGACTGCCTTGCATGCCGACACCGGAGTGCCCACGATCTTCGTCTATGACGGACACCCCGGAGGCGCCGGCTTCGCCGAACGCGGCTACGAGAAAGCCAAAATATGGTTGTCGGCCACCCGGGACGCCATCAAAGCCTGCGAGTGTGAGGCTGGCTGCCCGTCCTGTGTGCAGTCACCGAAGTGCGGCAATAAGAACAACCCGCTGGACAAGGCAGCCGCCGTCACCCTTCTGGACGTCCTGTTGAAGGACGCCATCTAG
- a CDS encoding GNAT family N-acetyltransferase, translated as MSPDALVEDIAHLLEVWVAGWAGCRGYEKRQEGRFPAALRADKTGDWEYFAHDPSDEEFTTLAGKTSEAPARILTVLTNDVQRYKYLAEQHGLTVTSASQTMMIVDMETQDAEDPWLPDDDLELATSESNGVHHAVVHSGEKVAASGRVFVVDGTAVFDKIVTEPDFQRRGLGTFIMKALAAQAFSHHVENGLLLASLDGQKLYSHLGWDVVCHVLMMSASGTEGSDLSGA; from the coding sequence ATGAGTCCAGACGCCTTGGTTGAAGACATTGCGCACCTCTTGGAGGTCTGGGTAGCCGGCTGGGCCGGCTGCCGTGGCTATGAGAAACGCCAGGAGGGACGCTTCCCTGCAGCCCTTCGAGCCGACAAAACCGGTGACTGGGAGTACTTCGCCCACGATCCCTCCGACGAAGAGTTCACCACCCTCGCGGGAAAGACCTCGGAAGCACCAGCCCGCATCCTGACGGTCCTCACCAACGACGTTCAGAGGTACAAATACCTGGCCGAGCAGCACGGGCTGACCGTGACGTCCGCTTCCCAGACCATGATGATCGTGGACATGGAAACCCAGGACGCGGAGGATCCGTGGCTTCCTGATGACGACCTGGAGCTTGCTACGTCCGAGTCGAACGGAGTCCACCACGCGGTGGTCCACAGCGGGGAGAAAGTCGCTGCCAGCGGCCGGGTGTTCGTGGTGGATGGAACCGCCGTCTTTGACAAGATCGTCACCGAACCTGATTTCCAGCGACGGGGATTGGGAACCTTCATCATGAAAGCCCTCGCGGCCCAGGCCTTTTCGCACCACGTGGAGAACGGGCTTCTCCTGGCATCCTTGGATGGCCAGAAACTGTACTCGCACCTTGGGTGGGACGTGGTGTGCCATGTGCTGATGATGTCCGCCAGCGGAACTGAAGGATCGGACCTTTCGGGCGCCTAA
- a CDS encoding NUDIX hydrolase, with protein MTALEELSALVARYESGEQQHSSLWAQLPVLEETNRAAAVLMLFGVLDNVPAESGRPIAPADLDVLLLERAHTLDDHPGQVAFPGGSVDPEDESVVAAALREAVEETGLDASGVRVLGVMPELGLIRSNFRVTPVLAWWDAPSPVRVVDYGESAQVFRVPVRDLLDPVNRVSATISRFGRTYTSPGFTVNGVVVWGFTGMVLSGLFDELGWTVPWDQNKLHDIDL; from the coding sequence GTGACCGCGCTTGAGGAGTTGTCCGCACTCGTTGCCCGCTACGAGTCCGGCGAACAACAGCACTCAAGCCTTTGGGCCCAGCTGCCCGTCCTTGAGGAGACAAACCGGGCCGCCGCCGTCCTGATGTTGTTCGGCGTGCTGGACAATGTGCCCGCGGAATCCGGGCGTCCCATCGCCCCGGCAGACCTTGACGTCCTCCTGTTGGAACGGGCGCATACCCTTGACGACCATCCGGGGCAGGTGGCGTTTCCGGGTGGCAGCGTGGACCCGGAGGACGAATCGGTTGTGGCCGCGGCGCTCCGGGAAGCAGTGGAAGAAACCGGCTTGGACGCCAGCGGCGTCCGGGTTCTCGGCGTCATGCCCGAGCTCGGCCTAATCCGCAGTAACTTCCGGGTCACGCCGGTGCTGGCCTGGTGGGATGCGCCATCACCGGTTCGCGTGGTGGACTATGGCGAATCGGCCCAGGTTTTTCGGGTTCCCGTCCGGGACCTGCTTGATCCGGTCAACCGTGTAAGCGCCACCATTTCGCGGTTCGGGCGTACATATACCAGCCCGGGCTTCACCGTTAACGGCGTGGTGGTGTGGGGCTTTACCGGGATGGTTCTCAGCGGCCTTTTCGACGAACTGGGCTGGACCGTTCCCTGGGACCAGAACAAGCTCCACGACATCGATCTCTAG
- a CDS encoding TadE family type IV pilus minor pilin, with product MTPVLPARRSEVRWGKQQGAVTAEFAVALPAVVLLLAFLLAGGAAGITQVRLEEAVRAGARASARGESAGSVEAIVKRLAGEAAVPGLSEDGGWRTVTASSPVGGALGYLIPWTMTATASARSESGTP from the coding sequence ATGACGCCAGTGCTGCCTGCCCGCAGGAGTGAGGTCCGCTGGGGCAAACAACAGGGCGCTGTCACTGCCGAGTTCGCCGTCGCTTTGCCAGCGGTGGTGTTGCTCCTTGCCTTCCTGTTGGCAGGCGGCGCTGCGGGCATTACTCAGGTACGGCTGGAGGAAGCGGTCCGGGCGGGGGCGCGTGCATCAGCAAGGGGTGAGTCCGCTGGGTCGGTGGAAGCCATCGTGAAGCGCTTGGCCGGGGAAGCTGCAGTTCCCGGCTTATCCGAGGACGGCGGCTGGCGCACGGTCACAGCTTCCTCTCCGGTTGGCGGGGCCTTGGGATACCTGATCCCTTGGACCATGACGGCCACTGCATCTGCCCGGAGTGAGTCGGGTACCCCGTGA
- a CDS encoding TadA family conjugal transfer-associated ATPase, with protein sequence MNRLPDPARRRHSRRLDSVLLETVRESVLAGSGPVTPSTVAAAVQASGRLLGAAGALEAAESINAELNGLGPLQQLARDPAVTDIFVNSPDSVWVDRGQGLERSAVRFDQEQQVRSLASRLISAGGRRLDDGSPCVDVRLNGGYRIHAVLPPISTAGTLLSIRIRREEVFALEELRERGMFPEHVEVVLRAIMARKLSFLISGATGSGKTTLLSTLLGLSSPTERLVLIEDAAELNPVHPHVVTLESRHGNLEGGGALDLGDLVRQALRMRPDRLIVGECRGAEVRELLTALNTGHTGGGGTIHANTAEAVPARLVALGALAGLNAEAVRLQVSSALDVVIHVERTHRGRKVASIGVLADTSEGQRIVAALRRGPSGMEHGPAWPELAARLALEPADQNVAATDDGLHASTPFPGIGQNA encoded by the coding sequence ATGAACCGCTTGCCCGATCCAGCACGCAGGAGGCATAGCCGGCGGCTGGACTCCGTCCTTCTCGAAACAGTTCGCGAATCAGTGCTCGCGGGTAGCGGGCCTGTTACTCCGTCCACCGTTGCGGCTGCAGTCCAGGCGAGCGGCAGGCTCCTGGGCGCGGCCGGTGCGCTGGAAGCAGCAGAGTCGATCAATGCGGAACTGAACGGACTGGGTCCCCTGCAGCAGCTGGCAAGGGACCCCGCGGTCACGGACATCTTCGTCAACAGCCCGGATTCAGTATGGGTGGACCGCGGCCAAGGCCTGGAACGTTCAGCTGTCCGCTTCGACCAAGAGCAACAAGTCAGGTCGCTCGCATCCCGTTTGATCTCGGCTGGCGGGCGAAGGCTGGATGACGGTTCGCCGTGCGTGGACGTCAGGCTGAACGGCGGATATCGGATTCACGCGGTGCTCCCGCCCATATCGACAGCAGGCACCCTGCTGTCCATCCGCATCCGACGTGAGGAAGTCTTCGCGCTGGAGGAGTTGCGGGAACGGGGCATGTTTCCGGAGCACGTGGAAGTAGTCCTTCGCGCCATCATGGCCCGCAAGCTGAGCTTCCTGATCAGTGGTGCCACAGGCTCGGGAAAGACAACTTTGCTCTCTACGCTCCTCGGGCTGAGCAGTCCGACGGAGCGCCTTGTGTTGATCGAGGACGCGGCTGAGCTCAACCCGGTCCACCCGCACGTGGTGACGCTGGAATCACGGCACGGGAACCTGGAAGGTGGGGGTGCATTGGACCTGGGAGACCTGGTCAGGCAGGCATTGCGCATGCGCCCCGACCGGTTGATCGTCGGAGAGTGCCGGGGAGCTGAAGTCCGGGAATTACTGACGGCTCTCAACACCGGGCACACCGGTGGTGGGGGCACCATCCACGCCAACACAGCAGAGGCAGTGCCGGCCCGGCTGGTGGCGCTGGGCGCGCTCGCCGGGCTGAACGCGGAGGCCGTCCGGTTGCAGGTCTCAAGTGCCCTGGACGTGGTGATCCACGTAGAGCGGACGCATAGGGGACGAAAGGTGGCATCCATTGGTGTCCTGGCTGACACGAGCGAGGGGCAACGGATAGTAGCGGCACTTCGACGTGGTCCATCCGGAATGGAGCATGGACCAGCGTGGCCCGAACTCGCCGCCCGGCTGGCGCTGGAGCCAGCCGACCAGAACGTGGCGGCAACGGACGACGGCCTGCATGCTTCGACCCCTTTCCCTGGGATTGGCCAGAACGCATGA
- a CDS encoding DUF4244 domain-containing protein: protein MEPFGIEQFELEPFRDSGFGDMPAPRPATDLHLPGPYGAGTIKRRRERGRRMGTDARLFGSEAGMATAEYAIATLAAVGLAGLLVVILRSEEVRGFLLNLIRTALSLP, encoded by the coding sequence ATGGAACCCTTCGGAATCGAGCAGTTCGAACTGGAGCCGTTTAGGGATTCGGGCTTCGGGGACATGCCTGCTCCAAGGCCCGCAACTGACCTTCATCTCCCTGGGCCCTACGGAGCCGGGACAATTAAGCGGCGGAGGGAGCGGGGCAGGCGCATGGGCACTGACGCCCGGCTTTTCGGTTCGGAAGCGGGCATGGCTACCGCGGAGTACGCCATTGCTACGTTGGCTGCCGTGGGCTTGGCGGGGCTGCTGGTGGTCATCCTTCGCAGCGAAGAGGTCCGCGGCTTCCTGCTCAACCTGATCCGCACGGCACTGTCCTTGCCATGA
- a CDS encoding bifunctional 3'-5' exonuclease/DNA polymerase, with translation MYLLLAAHPEGAAIQRISPTGKPTADPRLVTRGELPGVVRELEAQRPRWVWHRAQDWYPELLGHGVELERCHDLALCGAILAHSEFTAHTDYAKHAVKLTQDDDAAPPRVLQPPPPPADQGALFDDIISSTPKAGLVELKEEFTAQQHAVAQVSTDQQQRQRLQLLLAAESACAIIAVEMQHAGVPWREELHQQILADVLGPRPQPGHRPPALEALCAELRSILNSPGLNPDSPQDLMRALHRNGIEVKSTRQWELQESKHPAIQPLLAYKKLSRLHTANGWAWLDAWVSDGRFHPEYVVGGVVSGRWASRGGGALQIPRNIRAAVHADPGHKLIVADASQLEPRVLVALAQDTKMAEAARDKDLYAGIAAQGFGGDRAKAKVALLGAIYGATTGESGRLMPQLTRTYPRAVGFVEQAAREGEAGRTVTTRLGRSSPPPSAGWLRSQQSTTAEEQRRADNLARSRGRFTRNFVVQGSAAEWAACWLAELRRRLRAFRAEGSPSGELVFFLHDEVMVHAPDNAVDDCIRAIEEAAAAAKLLMFGQVPVEFPVSVAVVDSYDKAK, from the coding sequence ATGTATTTGCTGCTCGCCGCCCACCCGGAAGGCGCAGCCATACAGAGGATCTCCCCCACGGGAAAACCGACGGCCGACCCACGCCTTGTCACGCGAGGCGAGCTGCCCGGCGTCGTACGTGAGCTGGAAGCCCAGCGGCCACGCTGGGTGTGGCACCGGGCCCAGGATTGGTACCCGGAACTCCTGGGTCACGGAGTCGAGCTGGAACGCTGCCACGATCTTGCCCTGTGTGGGGCGATCCTGGCCCATTCGGAGTTCACAGCCCACACGGACTACGCCAAGCACGCCGTCAAGCTCACGCAGGACGACGACGCCGCACCTCCCCGCGTCCTGCAGCCCCCGCCCCCGCCCGCCGATCAAGGCGCACTCTTCGATGACATCATCAGCTCGACCCCGAAGGCAGGCCTGGTTGAACTCAAGGAAGAGTTCACGGCCCAACAGCACGCCGTCGCCCAGGTGTCCACGGACCAGCAGCAGCGGCAGCGCCTCCAACTGCTGCTCGCCGCTGAGTCAGCCTGCGCAATTATCGCCGTCGAGATGCAACACGCCGGTGTCCCCTGGCGGGAGGAACTCCATCAGCAAATTCTCGCGGATGTCCTCGGTCCACGGCCCCAACCGGGACACCGGCCGCCCGCACTTGAGGCCCTGTGCGCCGAGCTCCGGAGCATCCTTAACTCCCCCGGTTTGAACCCCGACTCCCCGCAGGACCTCATGCGTGCCCTGCACCGGAACGGAATCGAAGTGAAAAGTACGCGGCAGTGGGAGCTCCAGGAGTCGAAGCACCCTGCCATCCAGCCATTGCTTGCGTACAAGAAGCTTTCGCGCCTGCACACTGCCAACGGTTGGGCCTGGCTGGACGCATGGGTCAGTGACGGGCGGTTCCACCCGGAGTACGTCGTGGGCGGAGTAGTTTCCGGTCGCTGGGCTTCCCGGGGCGGCGGCGCCCTGCAGATTCCGCGCAACATCCGGGCAGCAGTCCACGCCGACCCAGGCCATAAGCTCATCGTCGCTGACGCCTCCCAACTGGAACCCCGCGTCCTGGTGGCATTGGCCCAGGACACCAAAATGGCGGAAGCGGCGCGGGACAAGGACCTCTACGCAGGCATCGCGGCGCAGGGCTTTGGCGGTGATCGAGCCAAGGCGAAGGTTGCCCTCCTGGGGGCGATTTATGGCGCTACCACCGGCGAGTCGGGCCGGCTCATGCCTCAGCTGACGCGCACCTATCCCCGCGCGGTGGGGTTCGTGGAGCAGGCAGCCCGTGAGGGCGAAGCGGGCCGGACCGTGACCACGAGGTTGGGGCGAAGCAGCCCACCGCCGTCGGCCGGCTGGTTACGGAGCCAGCAATCCACCACCGCAGAGGAACAGCGCCGGGCGGATAACTTGGCCCGATCACGGGGCCGCTTCACCCGCAATTTCGTGGTCCAAGGCTCCGCGGCGGAATGGGCGGCCTGCTGGCTGGCGGAATTACGACGACGGCTGCGGGCTTTCCGGGCGGAAGGATCGCCTTCCGGGGAACTCGTCTTCTTCCTCCATGACGAAGTCATGGTTCACGCGCCTGACAACGCTGTGGACGACTGCATCAGGGCCATCGAAGAGGCGGCGGCAGCGGCGAAACTGCTCATGTTCGGGCAGGTGCCTGTGGAGTTCCCAGTGAGCGTCGCCGTCGTCGACTCCTACGACAAGGCGAAGTAA
- the ssd gene encoding septum site-determining protein Ssd, giving the protein MSKHDRRQQRTGSQGVEVGANWLPQDAAEVLLVSGDTYLREEAKRIVAATGGSLRIAVDVGEALHGWDSAGVVLVGSDVRELPPRRRAPTVLLGRASDGDGLWRLAAALGAERVAVLPEAAGWLAEHLSMSGSPDPGGTVVGIIGGSGGAGATTTAIWLAQAAASHGISTMLIDGDPWGGGLELAVTADDISGLRWPDFAETKGSIDPTQFRDSLPIAGGFAYLSWPGTRDAVPSPDAGAVAAVMDAARRSFELIVVDIGRSGEGMATLAWDCDRLLLQALAHLKSAVAAARILQELPPVDSGLLLRGNSATSLDASLIADSLGLPLLGRVPELRGVASGTELGRLLELGRRKPVDRFAAAVLELNGTGQ; this is encoded by the coding sequence ATGAGCAAGCACGATCGAAGACAACAGCGAACCGGCAGTCAAGGTGTCGAGGTGGGTGCCAACTGGCTGCCGCAGGATGCAGCCGAAGTCCTCCTCGTTTCCGGTGACACCTACCTTCGGGAGGAGGCCAAACGAATCGTCGCGGCCACAGGAGGAAGCCTGAGGATCGCGGTGGATGTTGGGGAAGCCCTCCATGGCTGGGACAGCGCCGGCGTTGTGCTGGTGGGCAGCGATGTCCGGGAGTTACCACCGCGGCGAAGAGCGCCTACGGTGCTGCTGGGCAGAGCCTCGGACGGCGATGGACTGTGGAGGTTGGCAGCTGCCCTGGGAGCGGAACGGGTCGCGGTACTGCCTGAGGCGGCGGGCTGGTTGGCCGAGCACCTCAGCATGTCCGGTTCACCTGACCCGGGCGGGACAGTGGTGGGCATTATCGGGGGCAGCGGCGGGGCAGGAGCCACTACCACCGCCATCTGGCTGGCCCAGGCGGCAGCCAGCCATGGCATCAGCACCATGCTTATCGACGGCGATCCTTGGGGTGGTGGGCTGGAACTGGCGGTGACGGCAGACGATATCTCCGGCCTTCGATGGCCCGACTTCGCGGAAACCAAGGGAAGCATTGATCCCACCCAGTTCCGGGATTCCCTGCCGATCGCCGGTGGGTTCGCGTACCTGTCGTGGCCGGGAACGCGGGACGCAGTCCCGAGTCCTGACGCAGGTGCCGTCGCTGCAGTCATGGATGCCGCGCGCCGGAGCTTTGAACTCATTGTGGTGGACATTGGACGCAGCGGTGAAGGAATGGCAACGCTCGCATGGGACTGCGACAGATTGCTGCTCCAAGCCCTGGCCCACCTCAAGTCCGCGGTGGCGGCGGCGCGGATCCTGCAAGAGCTCCCGCCGGTGGATTCGGGCCTGCTCCTCCGCGGAAACAGTGCCACATCCCTGGATGCTTCGCTGATTGCCGACTCCTTGGGGTTGCCGCTGCTAGGCCGGGTTCCGGAGCTTCGGGGAGTCGCGTCCGGGACCGAACTGGGACGCCTGCTGGAACTCGGCCGTCGTAAACCTGTGGATCGTTTTGCAGCGGCTGTCCTTGAACTGAATGGAACCGGTCAATGA
- a CDS encoding YegP family protein — MAGRFEILKGTDETYRFRLTAADGTVVAESPTFSHLEGVVAGINAVRENAATGLIVDRSTAARTAA, encoded by the coding sequence ATGGCTGGCAGGTTTGAGATTCTCAAAGGCACCGACGAGACGTACCGCTTCCGGCTCACGGCAGCCGACGGAACCGTCGTGGCCGAATCACCAACATTTAGTCATTTAGAGGGCGTTGTTGCGGGCATCAACGCCGTCCGTGAGAACGCCGCCACCGGCCTGATCGTGGACCGTTCGACGGCGGCCCGCACGGCCGCCTGA
- a CDS encoding type II secretion system F family protein, which produces MIAVFVLVTASAAWVHLRGTRADSRRVRRSLGKQSVWVGIIHGFTSGFLRKRKRPAPLSLVVLVQQLAALLRGGRGPSRLWEELWLVHAAQPDEDPFLPAKAALLSEGSQRVLTAARAASAVGNSPAHAIRTSAAKSYPLRASLERRVWMELAACLDVAETSGCPLADLLTRFAAQLIAEEDAEAARQTALAGPKATVKLLSWLPVFGLVLGMALGVDPLGILLDNVLGVATFGAGLLLTVAGRVWSSRLVASAAGGF; this is translated from the coding sequence ATGATCGCCGTCTTCGTCCTCGTCACAGCGTCCGCGGCGTGGGTGCATCTTCGAGGTACCCGAGCAGACAGCCGACGTGTCAGGCGGAGCCTGGGAAAACAGTCGGTGTGGGTCGGGATTATCCACGGCTTCACCTCGGGCTTCCTACGAAAGAGAAAACGCCCGGCGCCCCTGTCCCTCGTGGTCCTGGTCCAGCAGCTCGCTGCCTTGTTGCGTGGTGGCCGCGGGCCTTCCCGTCTGTGGGAAGAACTGTGGCTCGTCCACGCAGCGCAGCCGGATGAAGACCCCTTCCTACCAGCCAAAGCGGCACTGCTTTCGGAAGGATCGCAAAGGGTCCTGACCGCTGCACGGGCAGCGTCCGCCGTGGGAAATTCACCCGCCCACGCAATCCGCACCTCAGCAGCCAAGTCATACCCGCTCAGGGCGAGCCTTGAGCGGCGTGTATGGATGGAATTGGCCGCCTGCCTGGATGTTGCCGAAACCAGCGGCTGCCCACTGGCAGATCTCCTCACCCGCTTCGCAGCCCAACTTATTGCCGAAGAGGATGCGGAGGCTGCCCGGCAGACTGCGCTCGCAGGTCCCAAAGCCACAGTGAAGTTGTTGTCGTGGCTCCCGGTTTTCGGACTGGTCCTGGGGATGGCACTGGGGGTGGATCCCTTGGGAATCCTGCTGGACAACGTCCTTGGTGTTGCCACTTTTGGAGCCGGGCTCCTGCTGACCGTTGCGGGCCGGGTCTGGTCATCACGGCTGGTTGCCTCTGCTGCCGGCGGATTCTGA
- a CDS encoding Rv3654c family TadE-like protein encodes MVLLGGLLLLAQAGVMASRAATAADLAALAAADAQRGLASGEPCAVAGDVAGRQEARLTSCKVLGGDEVEVVTELAYPIAWGTATGRARAGPPPQVSGPP; translated from the coding sequence ATGGTCTTGCTGGGCGGACTGCTGCTTCTGGCCCAGGCTGGCGTTATGGCATCGCGGGCAGCCACCGCGGCGGACCTCGCGGCGCTGGCAGCGGCTGATGCCCAACGGGGTCTTGCGTCGGGAGAACCTTGTGCAGTGGCTGGCGATGTTGCTGGGCGCCAAGAAGCCCGGCTCACGTCCTGCAAGGTGCTCGGCGGTGACGAGGTAGAAGTCGTCACTGAACTGGCGTACCCCATTGCCTGGGGCACTGCCACCGGACGGGCTCGTGCCGGGCCGCCACCCCAGGTATCGGGGCCACCCTAG